From one Coffea eugenioides isolate CCC68of chromosome 11, Ceug_1.0, whole genome shotgun sequence genomic stretch:
- the LOC113751909 gene encoding purine permease 1-like: protein MKYPLFIAAAAIGLLTSIGDYLYTYGMARLPVSTSSIIIASQLAFTVVFAFLLVQQKFTAYSVNAIVLLAVGARVLAMHTSSDQPKDESTKMYVLGFLMTLAAAALYGLILPVAELMYLKTKQG from the coding sequence ATGAAATATCCTCTATTCATTGCCGCCGCCGCCATCGGCCTCCTGACCAGCATAGGCGACTACTTGTACACCTACGGAATGGCTCGGCTCCCTGTTTCGACCTCTTCCATCATCATTGCTTCACAGCTTGCTTTCACTGTTGTCTTTGCTTTCCTTCTTGTCCAGCAGAAGTTTACTGCATATTCAGTCAACGCCATTGTTTTGCTAGCCGTGGGAGCTAGGGTTCTGGCTATGCACACCAGTAGTGACCAGCCCAAGGATGAGTCCACCAAGATGTATGTTTTGGGGTTCCTCATGACGCTTGCAGCCGCGGCTTTGTACGGCTTGATTTTGCCGGTGGCGGAGCTGATGTATCTCAAGACAAAGCAAGGTTAA